A stretch of DNA from Vanrija pseudolonga chromosome 6, complete sequence:
CTAAAGGCAAAAActtcctcgcggccgccgtgcccgccgtcatcatctacctcctcctcctggtcGGCGTGTTGCCCGtgcccttcttggcggccgaGACTGCTGATGAGATCCTGCCGGTCGTGAGTGGCTTGGTTTGTCGtctgctgctcgtgctgACGGCTGCTCCTTGCAATGTGTTGCCTGGTCTCCGATTCTGCCCTTGCCCGCTCTGCATGACTCTAATGCCCACTCCCCGCCCTGCCACCACGCCGtactcgctcgcccgcgtAGATCCCCTGgtggctcctcgtcgcgttCGGCTCCTTCTCCCTCTCgtccctcggcctcggcctcctccgctTCAACGACACGCCCGAGGCCTACGAGagcctgctgcgcgaggtcgcgcaggccaagaacgagctccgcgaccagggtgtcgaggtcgactaGAGCGCGCCAATGATGCTATAGATTGCGTTCCCACGCGGGCCGCGCGCAGACGCTGCCTCCCCCCAGCAGCTCATTATGTATGTAGCATGATATCGATGGTGGTACAGAAGTACATGGAACGAGGGCAACGGACATGGGGAGGTGCGGCGATCGCCTAGTTGCTCAGCAGGTCGGCCATCATGCGCTCCATGCGCGCGTTTTCGGCGaccgtctcctcctcgtcctcctgctGCGGGGTGTCAGTTGGGGCCAAGACCAGATTCATGCAACTCACCGGAAGCTCGGACGACACCTTGCCCGCCTGGCCCAGCTTGCCGTCCGTGAGTTCGAACAGCAccttgtcgacctcggcgtcggcctcctcctcgagctcctcgtcgtcgagcccctcgagcgtctcctcCATCATCTCCTCCATGATGCCGGACTGGTAGTGTCAGTGGTGCCCaactcggcgagcacgccacagcgagcggcagcgcgcccggcccacccaccttcaTCATCTCCATCGACATCTcgcgcatcgtcgccgacagCTGGGggagcttgacgagcgcATTGGTCTGCTTCATGATCTCGGTCGACTTTTGGAACGCTCCCGTCACCTTGACCATGGCTGAGGTGTGAGCGATAGGGACAGATTAGGTGACAGAGACGGCAGAGCCACCACCTACACAACTGGTGCTGGAGCTGCATGTCGACACTGTTGATCCGCGCCTTGCTCGACTCGAGCCTGTCGCGCTGCTTGTTGGCACGCACAATCTCCTTGGCGAGGATCTTGGCCGACTTGACGTCGTTCTTCTTAGCCAGGACCTTGAGCTGCCCCCTGGACGTGTCCGTGTGTCGCTTGAGCTGGGTCGTGTTAGCACACGCTCAGAAGCCTGCCAACACCCACGTTCATGATCTCGCGGTCCAGCTGGCGCTGCTCTTTCCGTAGCTTGTTGCGCCACTCGCGCACCCGCTCTTCTGGTGTTGGGCCGTAGAGGAATCGGTTGAAGCTCTTCATGATGGGAGTTtgggtggggggtgtggGGGAAGGCGAGATTGGGTGGTGCGTTCGGACTGTTTCGGCCCGCTGTGGTCTGGCAGACGGTGCGGAAACGAGTAGAAGAGGCCCTGAGAGGACCTTCCGAGGTGCTGGATACGGTGAATCGATGCTGTTGGGAAGAAGACGATGTGCAAGAGGCGATGACGCTGGTGGTTGGGTGGGATGatggtcgtcgacggtgacggcggctgctgctgcatggtTCTTTGCCCAAGTTGGGTGGCGCAAGTGTGATGAAAGGGGCGGAGTGCAAACGGATGTCCGCCCAGAAGTGACGTGAGTTGTTGTTCCGCTCTGATCGAGAGAGAGCGCGTCAAGATCTTGGCTTCACGTCTCCTCTCCATCTCACAAACAAACTCGGAGCCCTCGTCACAGGCACAAAGGCCACCATCACACCATGCTGATAGTGACCGCCGTCGGTCCAGTCAATGGGCAGAGGCGTGAGTCCACACAAACCGTCATGAATGACCTCCGACTCACCTTCCCCCAGACTTTCGGTTCGTCCTCGAGCAGAAGGTGTCGTACACGGTGGGCCGAGACAAGGCGGCCAACATCCGCTTCGACAACCGCTACCTCCGGCCCAAGGAGGGGGTGCTCGAGGTTGGGGACTGGAACCCCGCCGACGTGAGTTGGCAAACCCTCACCCGCAACTCACGCCCCAGCACACGACCCCACCAAAGCTCGTGTGGAGGCCCGAGCCCAAGAAGAACGGAACGTTCAACGCGCTCAAGTTACTCTCACGCGAGGATGGCGATGCGGGGAGTATCGAAAAGGACGACtaccgcgtcgaggagcagccgGGTGGTGGAGAGATCGAGCTCGTCCCCGGCAAGGGCGTTGAGCTGGGCGCTGAGGCCTGGTTCTCGTGGGTGCGATCGGCGGGGTGAGCTAACATTCAGTGTGCAGTGGTTGCCTCTGCATTTCTCCTACGACCGGATGAAGGACGAGAATGACGAGTTGAAAGCCACGCTACGGAAGTACTGTGAGTGGTAGGGCACATGATGTTGAGCTGACCACGAACGCAGGCCTGTCGTGGACCGAGGCCTTCGACGTTGACGACCCACCAGAAGTggtcatcgccgccgcgctcaagtCGTCACATGACAACAACCTCGCAGTGTGCTATGGTATTCCTATTGTCACTCCAGCGTGGCTCTCCATGCTCTCAATGCGGTTACGGGCCTGCTGGAAGACGGTCGCCGACTCGCAGGACAGCTTCGAGGTCCCTTCGACGTCGGACCCTGACTATGAGCCGCCTATGGACGATTCGATGAAGAAGCTGAAAGTGAGGAGCGATCCGGCATCGTGGTGGCCAAGGAAGGCCAACCACACCCTGTTCAAGGGGTGGAAGGCGATCGTGATGAAGAATCCGAAGCGGGTGAGCGTGCCGAGACGAGGCAGGGCTAACCCCCGCAGGCTATCGTCGACAAGAAGTACTTCATCGCCATGGGATCGGGGTACGACGAGGTTGATGTGATGCAGCCGCCGCTCAAGTCGCCACAGGATCTCATCGACCGCATCCAGCCCGCGATGAAGCAAGCAGAGGAGGACGGCCTGACGCCGTTCGTTGTTTGGCACCCACAGCTGAAGAAGGATTTCGAGGCCCAGGGCTTGTCAGTCAAGGACATGATTGTTGGTCCTTGTGACAGGTGAGGCGCAACTATAGGCCATGGCTAACAGTGCAGTCAGAATTGGTACTGCACGTCTGGGATCATCCTTTGGGGCGCTGTGAAGACTGGAGGCGTGAAGGAGTTCTTTGAGCGCATGGTTGCCGAGAGTGAGTCAACCGGCTGCGACAAGTGCTTACGCTTCAGATGCTGGAGGTGACGAGGTGGCGACCGCGGCCACAGCCTTAGTGGAGGCTACTAAGTCTGCCCCTCCGCCGGTCGACACGCCAACTGCTCCCGagccacagcagcagcccgctgccgaggctggcCCGTCGACTGGCCGTCTTCCCCGGCGAGCAGCGTCCCGGTCGGCATCGCGCGCCCCGTCGCATCCTCCAGAATCGACGCGCCCCGACATTGTGCCGTCAACCTACCCCGATGATACTGCGTCAATGGCACCGCCACCCACAGCAAAGGTAGGTGTATGGGCCTGATTTTGGGCATCACCTAACGCTTCTCCAGCCATTGAAGCGCCGAGCGGGCCGCGTCAAGATTGACCTGGACGACGATCTCGATATGAGTTCGCAGCCCTCATCCCAAGTGCCAGCGTCGTATGCCCAGGAGACACAGCTATTCACCCAGGTATCGAGCGGCAGTGATCCCTCCGCCTCCCTTCGTTCTCGGGTGCCAGATTCGATGATGGACGTCGACACGCCGGCTGCCTCTCTTATGCCATCGTCCAGTACAGCTGCCCGTGCCGGAAGCCGTTTGAAGCGGCGTGCTGGCGGAGCCACCCAGTCGACCTTCCTCGAAGGGTTCGACACCACTGTCAACTACCAGGACGCACTGCGGAAgaaggaagaggaggacgacatTCGCCAGCTGTACGAGCAGACGAAGCGTGGCCCGTCAACGTTAGAGCAGGCACCGGCGAAGCGGGCAAGGATGGAGCAGGTGGCCGAGGAAGGAGAAGCGCCGGACCTCAACACTGCTTCGATCGCTGAGCTCATGGACATTGACGAAGAGAACGATTTtgtcgccaaggcgctcaagtCGGCCCGTGACATCAAGAAGGAAGGTCGCTCTCCAACTAAGAAGCGTACTCCACCACAACGCGCGCCTCCTCAACGACCTGCAGAAAAGCCCGTGCGCGAACCTACACcagaagaggaagaggagctggaggaggcgCCACCAACtaagggcaagggcaagggatCCGCTATCAAACAGCGGGCGACAAAGGCTCCTACACAggtcgacaaggacgagcgcTTCCTGCAGGCGATCCGCACGGCTgtcaagaagaagcaggCGGTTGATGAGCTTGACAAGGAGTTCAACAACCTGCGTATTCTCAAGCCGGGGGCCAAGGCGAAAGCGaatgtcggcgccgccaagacGCTGCAGCAGGACCACCCGGACTGGGCGGTTGTCAACGACTTTCACGATCAGCTGCGGGGCAACTTTATTGAGGTCGTCCGCAAGGATCTGCTGCGCAAGGACGGGGGAACCAAGACTGCAGTGGTGGAGGACCACGGCATGGTCAACTTCAAGAAGTTTAAGAAGGTGAGCCTGGTCTGTGGGTATTAGCTGACGTGATCAGAAGAACATTGTGCGGCGCGAACCGCTGCAGCTCCAGCTGGCGGCACAGACTGCCCACAGCGCGGAGATGGGAGAGCGTGAGTGGCTGGGAGGTTCAGCGTCCTGACATTTGCTAGCGTACTGGGCTACGGAGCAGCCCATGACCCAGGCCAAGCGTGGTGGTACACAAGCCAAGTCGCAGTCTTACCGCCAGACCGAGTTAtacgaggaggacgacatGCCTCTGGTCCCCACTTCAAGGCGGCGGCTCCTGACTCAGATCAGggaagatgacgacgacgaggaaaCGCCAACACTCGCTCCGTccaagcgccgccgtggaGCGACGCCGAACACCCAGAGCCCCGTTCTGTCGGCGCCCACCTCGCGGCGTGCCCGGGCTGGAAGCGCGCTTTCAGATGTGTCCAGCGCAGCACCGAGTGAGGTGGCCGAACCCAAGACCGGGCGTGCTTCGTCAACGCGGGCGAGCACCCGTGCCCCGCCTACTCAGCGCGCACGCCGTGGAACGCAGGCTGCGCCAGTCGTGCTCGAttctgacgacgacgacaccccGTTCGCCACGGCCCGTACTCGTGCGGGTGGcaggagcacggcggcgcgtggctcGGGCACTGCTGCGCGCTCTACTACACTGAACGACGAGGGTACAAGTGTTTCGCGTGGCACTCTGCCTGCCACTgggacgcgccgccggctcctTGGGGACGACGATGGGGACGATGTGGTGAGTGCCGCGGCAGACGCCTGCTATTCTTTACTGACGCTGTCACCTCAGGCATTCAAGGGCGTGCAGAAGAAGCGCCGCATGGGCTAAACTGTATCTAGTACGCTGTGAAGCTGTAACATGGATCTGTGCATAAAGCATCGTCAAAAGTCAGGCGCGTGATTGCGCCACACTTCGGGATTGTGATGTGAaacgccgtgctcgcgccTGGGGTGGACGTGCCTGGCTGTGGATTTTtttgcagccagccagcagggGGAGTGAAGTGATGGTTTGAGtggtcggcgcgcggtgcaCCAACCCACgttgcagccagccagcgccagccgtcgacgccgcgttGCGTGCTGCCTCCCCTGTGTCGTCGTTGCTGGAAAATTCATCTCGCACTGTCCTGTTTGCTTCGTCTCCCATTAAATCTAAAGTGAGTAGACTCTGTCTCAATCCTTGCCCAGTCGCTGACTTCTCTGGTAGAAAGTAGCAAAAATGGCCCCCGTCGGCACTCTCCACGTCTTCCCTGGTACGTTTGCTCGTTGGACGCTTTCGGCTTCGACGCTCGCtggccacgaccaccacggcTAACACCTCTCTCAGGCAAccctcgcactcgccgtgtcgaggccgtcgtcgccctcaccggcctcgacgtgACCATTGACTCGACCCCCAActacgccgacggcaagtaCAAGACCAAGGAGTTCCTTGCCAAGTTCCCCCTCGGCTACCTCCCCGCCTTtgagggcgccgacggctcGCTCATCCAGGAGTCTGCCGCCATCTCCGACTACCGTGAGTTTTACAAGCAAATAGTAtcagcagcaagcagcagcacacagCAAGGGCACCAACTTTCTATGATGAGACTTATCTTCAGTTATCCCTGTCTTAATGACTTGTGTCGACAAACTTTTGCGGGTGGTACCGCGTATCTCTGAGCCCTTTGTGTCTTGCTGTGtctgttgctgctgctgcgactgTTGCTGTGCCCGTGCACCTGCACGCGCCCCGCACCACCAATAGCCGCTAACAAACGCCCAGTCGCTGCCCTTGCCCCCAACTCCAACCTCGTCCCCACCGACCCCAAGGACTTTGGAGAGGTCCGCCAGTGGCAGGCGTTCGCCGACCAGGAGATCTTCATCAAGCTCGGCGTTGCCGGCAAGATCCTCCGCGGTGTCTACCCCTACTCGAAGGGCATCTTT
This window harbors:
- the chmp3 gene encoding Charged multivesicular body protein 3; this translates as MKSFNRFLYGPTPEERVREWRNKLRKEQRQLDREIMNLKRHTDTSRGQLKVLAKKNDVKSAKILAKEIVRANKQRDRLESSKARINSVDMQLQHQLSMVKVTGAFQKSTEIMKQTNALVKLPQLSATMREMSMEMMKSGIMEEMMEETLEGLDDEELEEEADAEVDKVLFELTDGKLGQAGKVSSELPQEDEEETVAENARMERMMADLLSN
- the dpm3 gene encoding Dolichol-phosphate mannosyltransferase subunit 3, with the translated sequence MSKGKNFLAAAVPAVIIYLLLLVGVLPVPFLAAETADEILPVIPWWLLVAFGSFSLSSLGLGLLRFNDTPEAYESLLREVAQAKNELRDQGVEVD